Proteins encoded by one window of Flagellimonas lutaonensis:
- the fabG gene encoding 3-oxoacyl-[acyl-carrier-protein] reductase, with protein sequence MKLLEGKNVIITGASRGIGRGIAKVFAEHGANVAFTYSSSEGPAIELQDELTALGVKAKAYKSNAASYEESEKLVAQVLEDFGSIDVLINNAGITKDNLLMRMGEEDFDTVIEVNLKSVFNMTKAVQRTMLKQRKGSIINISSVVGVKGNAGQANYAASKAGMIGFTKSIALELGSRNIRCNAIAPGFIETEMTDKLDEKTVQGWRDAIPLKRGGTPEDVANACLFLASDLSAYITGQVLNVDGGMLT encoded by the coding sequence ATGAAACTACTTGAAGGAAAAAACGTGATTATAACCGGTGCCAGCCGTGGTATTGGCCGTGGTATCGCCAAGGTGTTTGCCGAACACGGGGCCAATGTGGCATTTACCTATAGCTCGAGTGAAGGGCCGGCAATTGAACTTCAGGATGAGCTTACAGCCCTTGGTGTAAAGGCGAAGGCGTACAAGAGCAATGCCGCCAGTTATGAAGAATCTGAAAAATTGGTTGCGCAGGTTTTGGAAGACTTCGGAAGCATAGACGTATTGATAAACAATGCAGGTATTACAAAAGACAACCTTTTGATGCGAATGGGCGAAGAAGATTTTGACACCGTTATCGAAGTCAACCTCAAATCTGTATTCAATATGACCAAGGCGGTACAGCGTACCATGCTTAAACAACGAAAGGGCTCCATTATCAACATTAGCAGTGTAGTGGGGGTAAAAGGCAATGCAGGCCAAGCAAATTATGCGGCCTCAAAGGCCGGGATGATAGGTTTTACCAAATCTATTGCCCTTGAACTGGGGTCTCGAAATATCAGGTGCAATGCCATTGCCCCGGGCTTTATCGAAACAGAAATGACCGACAAATTGGATGAAAAAACGGTTCAAGGCTGGCGCGATGCCATTCCGTTGAAACGTGGCGGCACCCCAGAAGACGTGGCTAATGCGTGTTTGTTCTTGGCCTCGGACTTATCGGCATATATAACGGGGCAGGTATTGAATGTTGATGGTGGAATGCTCACGTAA
- the sucD gene encoding succinate--CoA ligase subunit alpha gives MSVLVNKDSKIIVQGFTGSEGTFHAEQMIEYGTNVVGGVTPGKGGQEHLGKPVFNTVAEAVAEVGADVSIIFVPPAFAADAIMEAANAGIKVIITITEGIPVADMVKAYDYIKKFDCVLVGPNCPGVITPGEAKVGIMPGFVFKKGNVGIVSKSGTLTYEAADQVVRQGLGITTAIGIGGDPIIGTTTKQAVEMLINDPETECVVMIGEIGGQLEADAANWYKESGSKKPIVGFIAGETAPAGRTMGHAGAIVGGSDDTAQAKKKIMRECGIHVVDSPADIGRKVKEVMA, from the coding sequence TCGTTCAAGGTTTTACGGGCAGCGAAGGTACATTCCATGCCGAGCAGATGATTGAATACGGCACCAATGTTGTCGGAGGGGTGACCCCGGGCAAAGGTGGACAGGAACATTTGGGAAAACCCGTCTTCAATACCGTTGCCGAGGCGGTTGCAGAGGTAGGTGCCGATGTGTCCATCATATTTGTGCCGCCAGCCTTTGCTGCCGATGCCATTATGGAAGCGGCCAATGCCGGTATCAAGGTGATCATCACCATTACCGAAGGCATTCCGGTTGCCGATATGGTCAAGGCCTATGATTATATTAAGAAGTTCGACTGTGTGCTTGTAGGGCCCAACTGTCCGGGTGTTATCACCCCGGGTGAGGCCAAAGTGGGTATAATGCCCGGATTTGTCTTCAAAAAAGGCAATGTCGGCATTGTCTCAAAATCAGGAACCCTTACCTACGAAGCGGCCGATCAGGTCGTACGCCAAGGTTTGGGAATCACCACGGCCATAGGCATTGGTGGGGATCCCATTATCGGTACCACCACCAAACAGGCGGTTGAAATGCTCATAAACGACCCCGAGACCGAATGTGTTGTCATGATTGGTGAGATTGGTGGGCAATTGGAGGCCGATGCGGCCAATTGGTACAAAGAGAGCGGCAGCAAAAAGCCGATTGTTGGATTTATTGCCGGAGAAACTGCTCCGGCAGGTAGAACCATGGGCCACGCAGGCGCTATCGTGGGTGGTAGTGATGATACCGCTCAGGCAAAGAAGAAGATTATGCGCGAATGTGGTATCCATGTTGTGGATTCTCCCGCAGATATCGGTCGAAAGGTCAAGGAAGTAATGGCTTGA